A region from the Kribbella shirazensis genome encodes:
- a CDS encoding MFS transporter, with the protein MRSLAAYVVPSELGPDFRKIFPAAIISNLGDGALLAAGPLLVASITTEPAAVGAAAFVQQLPWLLFALFSGVLVDRLDRRLMIVAADIFRAIVLGALGVAVLLDTSPLWAVYIALFLLGTAETLADNASGALLVSAVSKNHLGKANARLFASGTVLQQLGGPPLGALLFAAGAGIPLVFDAVTFAAAAVLIARVAVRPPLPDGSTRAAMWHEVREGVRWLWSHSGVRTLALSILVMNITFCAAFATWVLFARERLGLTETQFGLLVSVGAVGGVLGMPTYHFLEPRVGSVTLLRAGLVIETTVHLILALTRNPWVAGATMAVFGVHAVVWGIVSTTTRQLATPDSLMGRVNSVYLLASVGGAAVGSALGGVLAQRFGLAAPFAIAFVGMVMMTVVAWHPLRHVTVRRVSATD; encoded by the coding sequence ATGCGTTCGCTTGCCGCGTACGTCGTTCCGTCCGAACTCGGACCTGATTTCCGCAAGATCTTCCCGGCCGCGATCATCTCGAACCTCGGAGACGGGGCGCTGCTCGCCGCCGGGCCGTTGCTCGTTGCCTCGATCACGACGGAACCGGCGGCCGTGGGTGCCGCCGCGTTCGTCCAGCAGTTGCCGTGGCTGCTGTTCGCCCTGTTCAGTGGCGTGCTGGTCGATCGTCTCGACCGCCGGCTGATGATCGTTGCCGCTGACATCTTTCGGGCGATCGTGCTCGGTGCGCTCGGTGTCGCCGTACTGCTCGACACGTCACCGCTGTGGGCTGTCTACATCGCGCTGTTCCTCCTCGGTACGGCGGAAACGCTTGCAGACAACGCCTCCGGTGCGCTGCTCGTCAGCGCCGTATCGAAGAACCATCTGGGCAAGGCCAACGCACGGCTGTTCGCCAGCGGCACTGTGCTCCAGCAACTGGGTGGTCCGCCGCTGGGTGCGTTGCTGTTCGCTGCGGGCGCGGGCATCCCACTGGTCTTCGACGCCGTCACCTTCGCCGCTGCAGCGGTACTGATCGCGCGCGTCGCAGTACGTCCGCCACTGCCGGACGGGTCCACCCGTGCAGCCATGTGGCACGAGGTGCGTGAGGGAGTCCGATGGCTCTGGAGCCACTCCGGCGTGCGGACACTGGCCCTGTCGATTCTGGTCATGAACATCACGTTCTGTGCTGCCTTCGCGACCTGGGTACTCTTCGCTCGCGAGAGGCTCGGTCTGACCGAGACGCAGTTCGGTCTGCTCGTGTCGGTCGGCGCCGTGGGCGGTGTGCTCGGCATGCCGACGTACCACTTCCTCGAACCGCGGGTCGGTTCGGTGACGCTCCTCCGCGCAGGGCTGGTCATCGAGACGACTGTCCACCTCATCCTCGCGCTCACCAGGAACCCGTGGGTCGCCGGTGCGACCATGGCCGTGTTCGGCGTCCACGCTGTGGTGTGGGGCATCGTCTCGACCACAACGCGTCAACTGGCCACACCGGACAGTCTGATGGGCAGAGTGAACAGTGTGTACCTGCTGGCCTCAGTAGGCGGTGCTGCGGTCGGCTCCGCGCTTGGCGGCGTACTGGCGCAACGGTTCGGCCTCGCTGCACCGTTCGCGATCGCCTTCGTGGGGATGGTGATGATGACGGTGGTCGCCTGGCATCCCCTGCGGCATGTCACGGTACGACGGGTGTCCGCAACGGACTGA
- a CDS encoding MFS transporter: MPAATSLGLPNVRGRVPLLAGLAIDSFGGGCAGPLLLLFFNKVADIPLGTAGVMLTVAALFSIAAPAAVGVVIDRVGPRNIVVAAQFAQGLAYTGFFFGRSGWLLFLCALVMATGQRVFWSAIFSLLADVADEGERDKWFGLGGMMQAGGLALGALVAGWLLAIGGDAPLLIAMGLNAVSFYFAGLLLLRLHPSHHERAKQDSGPAPLLRKDGTFLVLIGANTLLALCTMMLGVGVPVYVTEALTVPKWLVGVLIAATSVVLATGQTLVVRHTERRRRTNVMVVAGITYAAWALLMALQVHIPGGWVVPALVLATVCYAFADVLHAATNNALSAAIAPQVGRGKYLSYWQYSFTFSSILAPGFFAQLFEVRHELPWVVLAVLALIASLTMYVVARVAPRLSSQRI, from the coding sequence ATGCCCGCAGCCACATCACTCGGTCTCCCGAACGTTCGCGGGCGGGTGCCACTGCTGGCCGGGCTGGCGATCGACTCGTTCGGCGGCGGCTGCGCGGGCCCGCTGCTGTTGCTGTTCTTCAACAAGGTCGCCGACATCCCGCTCGGGACAGCCGGCGTGATGCTGACCGTCGCGGCGCTGTTCTCGATCGCCGCGCCGGCCGCGGTGGGCGTGGTGATCGATCGCGTCGGGCCGCGGAACATCGTGGTGGCCGCGCAGTTCGCACAGGGCCTGGCGTACACCGGCTTCTTCTTCGGGCGGTCAGGCTGGTTGCTGTTCCTGTGCGCACTGGTGATGGCGACCGGGCAGCGCGTGTTCTGGTCGGCCATCTTCAGTCTGCTCGCGGACGTCGCCGACGAGGGTGAACGGGACAAGTGGTTCGGTCTCGGCGGGATGATGCAGGCCGGCGGTCTGGCACTGGGAGCGCTGGTGGCCGGCTGGCTGCTCGCGATCGGTGGCGACGCACCGCTGCTGATCGCGATGGGGCTCAACGCGGTGTCGTTCTACTTCGCCGGCCTACTGCTCCTCCGGCTGCATCCGTCACACCACGAGCGCGCGAAACAGGACAGTGGTCCGGCGCCGTTGCTGCGCAAGGACGGGACGTTCTTGGTGCTGATCGGTGCCAACACGTTGCTGGCGCTCTGCACGATGATGCTCGGCGTTGGCGTACCGGTTTATGTCACGGAAGCGCTGACCGTGCCCAAGTGGCTGGTCGGCGTACTGATCGCGGCAACGTCCGTCGTGCTGGCGACTGGCCAGACGCTCGTAGTACGGCACACCGAGCGACGGCGGCGTACGAACGTCATGGTGGTCGCTGGGATCACCTATGCGGCCTGGGCGTTGCTAATGGCGCTGCAGGTGCACATCCCGGGTGGGTGGGTCGTGCCGGCGCTGGTGCTGGCTACGGTGTGCTACGCGTTTGCCGACGTACTGCATGCTGCGACCAACAACGCACTGTCCGCGGCGATCGCGCCGCAGGTCGGGCGCGGGAAGTACCTGTCGTACTGGCAGTACTCGTTCACCTTCTCGAGCATCCTGGCGCCGGGGTTCTTCGCGCAACTCTTCGAGGTGCGTCACGAACTGCCTTGGGTGGTGCTCGCGGTCCTCGCGCTGATCGCCAGTCTGACGATGTACGTGGTGGCCCGGGTGGCGCCGCGGCTGAGCTCCCAGCGGATCTGA
- a CDS encoding gamma carbonic anhydrase family protein: MLMEHRGRRPVVPESAYVAPSAVLCGAVVLGEGSRVLHGAVLTAENGEVRLGENSVVMENALVRGRADHPALIGDAVLVGPHAHVNGATVEDEVFIATGAALFPGSVAGAGAELRINSVLHVNSRLEAGAVLPIGWIAAGDPAQLFAPDRHEELWQVQRELDFPGTVYGVPRGTSMRDMMARQSEYYGSHRSDRPADPA, from the coding sequence ATGCTCATGGAACACCGCGGCCGTCGACCGGTCGTGCCCGAATCCGCGTATGTCGCCCCATCGGCCGTGCTCTGCGGCGCCGTCGTCCTCGGCGAAGGCAGCAGAGTGCTGCACGGTGCGGTGCTGACCGCGGAGAACGGCGAGGTCCGGCTCGGCGAGAACAGTGTCGTGATGGAGAACGCCTTGGTGCGCGGCCGGGCGGATCATCCCGCACTGATCGGCGACGCGGTCCTGGTAGGTCCCCATGCACACGTCAACGGCGCCACGGTCGAGGACGAGGTCTTCATCGCCACGGGCGCCGCGTTGTTCCCCGGTTCCGTCGCCGGCGCAGGCGCGGAGCTCCGGATCAACAGCGTGCTGCATGTGAACTCGCGACTGGAAGCAGGCGCGGTCCTCCCGATCGGATGGATCGCCGCCGGCGACCCGGCCCAACTCTTCGCCCCGGACCGGCACGAGGAGCTGTGGCAGGTCCAACGCGAGCTGGACTTTCCCGGCACGGTGTACGGCGTGCCTCGCGGCACTTCCATGCGCGACATGATGGCGCGGCAGTCGGAGTATTACGGCTCCCACCGCTCGGACCGCCCGGCGGACCCAGCCTGA
- a CDS encoding sucrase ferredoxin has translation MQADLRRDSLIATAPPAERWLLIESYSAWPRQALTSLGAELGEAVSRTCRHLGIRPVLVRRYGRVDRSRGRRWGMVDCGPGRELARWGQLPTDEHLLDVLAGNDPGTVTNEPVYLVCTHGRHDACCAVRGRPVAAVLAAAYPEQTWECSHIGGDRFAANVVVLPHGLFYGHVPPARAVELARQYDEGAVVPDLLRGSGAFVPPVQAAQHFARAAGHSPAVGNLLPRSVQELSANRWRILLASTNGPITVEVSAHLDTVDARLTCAGSSPAQVRRFELDSLTSA, from the coding sequence GTGCAGGCTGACCTTCGGCGTGACTCGCTGATCGCCACCGCCCCACCCGCTGAACGGTGGCTGCTCATCGAGTCCTACTCGGCCTGGCCGCGGCAGGCGCTCACCTCACTCGGAGCAGAGCTCGGCGAGGCGGTCTCGCGCACCTGCCGACACTTGGGGATCCGTCCGGTTCTGGTACGGCGGTACGGGCGAGTGGATCGGTCTCGTGGTCGGCGCTGGGGCATGGTCGACTGTGGTCCGGGACGCGAGCTCGCGCGCTGGGGTCAGCTCCCGACGGACGAGCACCTGCTCGACGTCCTCGCCGGCAACGACCCAGGGACTGTCACCAACGAACCCGTCTATCTCGTCTGCACGCACGGGCGTCACGACGCGTGCTGCGCCGTACGGGGCCGACCCGTCGCCGCGGTGCTCGCCGCTGCGTATCCGGAACAGACCTGGGAGTGCAGCCATATCGGCGGCGATCGCTTCGCGGCGAACGTTGTGGTACTGCCGCACGGACTGTTCTACGGGCACGTCCCACCGGCCCGCGCCGTCGAGCTCGCGAGGCAGTACGACGAGGGTGCCGTCGTACCCGATCTCCTCCGTGGATCAGGTGCGTTCGTTCCGCCTGTCCAAGCCGCCCAGCATTTCGCCCGCGCCGCCGGTCACTCACCCGCGGTCGGCAACCTCCTTCCCCGCTCCGTCCAGGAACTCTCCGCCAACCGCTGGCGGATCCTCCTCGCATCCACCAACGGCCCGATCACCGTCGAGGTCTCAGCTCACCTCGACACCGTCGACGCCCGCCTGACCTGCGCAGGTTCCTCCCCTGCCCAGGTCCGCCGCTTCGAACTCGACAGCCTGACCTCCGCCTGA
- a CDS encoding cupin domain-containing protein translates to MTTVPDAGPLDRPPLSADGAELLRDERPALRRCVAGDLDEFANSYWGSRALLSHGPDLPAPYDDLFSLDAVDELLSRRGLRTPFLRIAKNGAVVGDSQFTGPAGVGAEIADQVRDDKVAALFAGGHTVVLQALHRTWPALVDFSTQLAADAGHPVQINAYITPAESQGFSAHYDVHDVFVLQVAGEKHWTVHEPVHVDPLRNQPWTDHAHAVEAAARDKAPVVDEVLRPGDALYVPRGFLHSAKALGGVSAHLTIGLHTMTRFLLVQELAALAADQASLRTALPLGFDPGDPEQLAQVLPEVVELFTQELRTATPDALAARLRRRTWSSNRPAPLPPLAHAASIASLAVGTTVRLRAGLRCRVVPGDPVVLQLPDRTITFPPSTTAAVTELTSGRDCKVGNLPDLDPADQLVLVRRLLTEAVLVTSS, encoded by the coding sequence GTGACCACCGTGCCGGACGCCGGGCCGCTCGACCGTCCACCCTTGTCGGCGGACGGTGCTGAACTGTTGCGAGACGAGCGCCCGGCGCTCCGGCGCTGTGTGGCAGGGGACCTGGACGAGTTCGCCAACTCCTACTGGGGTTCGCGGGCGTTGCTGTCCCACGGTCCGGATCTACCTGCGCCGTACGACGATCTGTTCAGCCTCGACGCTGTGGACGAGCTGCTGTCCCGCCGCGGGCTGCGTACGCCGTTCCTCCGGATCGCCAAGAACGGGGCTGTCGTGGGCGACAGTCAGTTCACCGGACCGGCCGGTGTCGGCGCGGAAATCGCGGACCAGGTGCGCGACGACAAGGTGGCTGCGCTGTTCGCCGGCGGGCACACCGTCGTACTGCAGGCGCTGCATCGGACCTGGCCGGCTCTGGTCGACTTCTCGACGCAGTTGGCCGCGGATGCTGGTCATCCGGTGCAGATCAACGCGTACATCACTCCTGCCGAGTCGCAGGGGTTCTCGGCGCACTACGACGTACATGACGTGTTCGTCCTGCAGGTGGCCGGCGAGAAGCACTGGACTGTTCACGAACCGGTCCACGTCGATCCGCTTCGCAACCAGCCATGGACGGACCACGCGCATGCTGTCGAAGCAGCTGCGCGTGACAAGGCGCCGGTGGTCGACGAGGTACTGCGGCCCGGTGATGCGCTGTACGTGCCGCGTGGATTCCTGCACTCGGCCAAGGCGCTAGGTGGCGTCAGCGCGCACCTGACTATCGGGCTGCACACCATGACGCGCTTCTTGCTCGTGCAGGAGTTGGCCGCACTGGCCGCCGACCAGGCCTCGTTGCGGACTGCTCTGCCTCTCGGCTTCGATCCTGGCGACCCGGAGCAGTTGGCTCAGGTACTGCCGGAGGTGGTCGAGCTCTTCACGCAGGAGCTCCGCACGGCAACCCCGGACGCACTGGCCGCCCGCCTCCGCCGCCGTACCTGGTCCAGCAACCGCCCAGCACCACTACCCCCGCTGGCGCATGCGGCCTCTATCGCATCGCTGGCCGTCGGTACGACGGTCCGCCTCCGCGCCGGCCTCCGCTGCCGGGTAGTCCCCGGCGATCCGGTCGTCCTTCAGCTCCCCGACCGAACCATCACGTTCCCGCCCAGCACGACTGCCGCAGTCACCGAACTCACCTCAGGTCGCGACTGCAAGGTAGGCAACCTTCCCGACCTGGACCCCGCAGACCAACTGGTCCTGGTCCGCCGTCTCCTCACCGAAGCAGTACTTGTCACCTCCTCCTAG
- a CDS encoding BatC protein, producing MGLNDDDMNTSSEGGEGLADGGATQGATDGGADGGAGNGGSGGGYSSEGNESSGGYGEGGQTASPGGGYGGESSDGGADGGADGGAGSGEGPADGGASQGAQDGGADGGAGGYGSEGGSGGGGEGPADGGASQGAQDGGADGGAGGYGSEGGSEGGGSEGGSEGNSGSW from the coding sequence ATGGGTCTCAACGATGACGACATGAACACCTCGTCCGAAGGTGGCGAAGGGCTGGCCGACGGAGGCGCCACTCAGGGCGCGACCGACGGTGGTGCCGACGGCGGCGCCGGCAACGGAGGCTCGGGCGGCGGCTACTCGAGCGAAGGCAACGAGTCGTCCGGCGGCTACGGCGAGGGCGGGCAGACGGCTTCCCCGGGCGGCGGGTACGGCGGGGAGTCCTCGGACGGTGGTGCTGACGGCGGCGCCGATGGTGGTGCCGGTTCCGGTGAAGGCCCGGCCGACGGCGGGGCGTCGCAGGGCGCCCAGGACGGCGGCGCTGACGGTGGCGCCGGCGGCTACGGCTCGGAAGGTGGCTCCGGTGGCGGCGGCGAGGGGCCTGCTGACGGTGGTGCTTCGCAGGGCGCGCAGGACGGCGGCGCCGATGGTGGCGCAGGTGGGTACGGCTCGGAAGGTGGCTCCGAAGGTGGCGGTTCCGAAGGTGGTTCCGAGGGGAACTCCGGGAGCTGGTGA
- the cobC gene encoding Rv2231c family pyridoxal phosphate-dependent protein CobC, protein MLDGFDLEHHGDLEVGEGLVDLAVNVRAGTPPPWLLEAITASLTDLAAYPRQDAAVAAVARRHGVAADRVLLTAGAAEAFVLIARAFRPRHPVVVHPQFTEPEAALRSAGHLVDRVILRPEDGFVLDPSAVPADADLVVIGNPTNPTSVLHRADDLRELARPDRILVVDEAFMDAVPGESETLAGASIPGLVVVRSLTKTWGLAGLRVGYVLAGAGLIEQLAAVQPHWPVSTPALAAAIACSNERAVEEAAQAALDIERQRVHLIDNVGRVSGVSMYGVARAPFVLVRVPGAAQVRESLRLQGFAVRRGDTFPGLGPDWLRIAVRPEDVTDGFVKVLSDVLH, encoded by the coding sequence GTGCTGGATGGCTTTGATCTGGAGCATCACGGTGATCTCGAGGTCGGTGAGGGGCTCGTCGACCTCGCCGTCAACGTTCGCGCGGGCACTCCGCCGCCCTGGTTGCTCGAGGCGATCACCGCGAGCCTGACCGATCTCGCGGCGTACCCACGGCAGGACGCCGCGGTCGCCGCGGTCGCGCGCCGGCACGGGGTCGCGGCGGACCGGGTGCTGCTGACTGCCGGGGCCGCGGAGGCGTTCGTGCTGATCGCGCGGGCGTTCCGGCCGCGCCATCCGGTGGTGGTTCATCCACAGTTCACCGAGCCGGAGGCGGCGCTGCGGTCGGCGGGGCACCTGGTCGACCGGGTGATCCTGCGACCTGAGGACGGGTTCGTGCTGGACCCGTCCGCCGTACCCGCCGATGCGGATCTTGTGGTGATCGGCAATCCCACCAATCCGACGTCGGTGCTGCATCGCGCGGACGATCTGCGTGAGTTGGCGCGGCCCGATCGGATCCTGGTCGTCGACGAGGCGTTCATGGACGCGGTCCCCGGTGAGTCCGAGACGCTCGCCGGTGCGTCGATCCCGGGGCTGGTGGTGGTGCGGAGCCTGACCAAGACGTGGGGGCTGGCCGGGCTGCGGGTCGGGTACGTCCTGGCGGGTGCGGGGCTGATCGAGCAACTGGCCGCGGTGCAGCCGCACTGGCCGGTGTCCACTCCTGCACTTGCGGCGGCGATTGCCTGCAGCAACGAGCGTGCAGTCGAGGAAGCGGCCCAGGCCGCGCTCGACATCGAACGTCAGCGTGTCCATCTGATTGACAACGTCGGTCGGGTAAGCGGCGTTTCGATGTACGGCGTTGCGCGCGCGCCGTTCGTCCTGGTTCGGGTTCCGGGGGCCGCGCAGGTGCGGGAATCCCTGCGTCTACAGGGATTCGCGGTACGGCGTGGGGACACGTTCCCAGGCCTCGGACCGGACTGGCTGCGGATCGCCGTACGGCCGGAAGACGTCACCGACGGCTTCGTGAAGGTGCTGTCCGACGTGCTGCATTGA
- a CDS encoding carbon-nitrogen hydrolase family protein produces the protein MRIAVVQTASSYDKGANRELVTRLVAEAAQDRPDVVVLPEAMMSDFAVEGESVAEAAEALDGEFVSTLRKAAVEHGVAVVAGMFERSCDQHRPYNTLLAVGADGVLLGAYRKIHLYDAFGYKESDQLTAGDVAPVVIQIGDQTIGLMTCYDLRFPELSRALVDAGAEVLVVPAAWVRGPLKEHHWTTLLTARAVENTCYVAAAAQNGKKYCGLSQVIDPQGVALASAGESDGHVVATISAERLADVRKRNPSLQNRRYSVTPR, from the coding sequence ATGAGGATCGCCGTGGTGCAGACCGCCAGCAGCTACGACAAGGGCGCCAACCGGGAGTTGGTCACCCGCCTGGTCGCTGAGGCGGCGCAGGACCGGCCGGACGTCGTCGTACTCCCGGAAGCGATGATGTCCGACTTCGCGGTCGAGGGTGAGTCGGTGGCGGAGGCGGCCGAGGCGCTGGACGGTGAGTTCGTCTCGACGCTCCGGAAGGCTGCCGTCGAGCATGGTGTGGCCGTCGTCGCCGGCATGTTCGAGCGCAGCTGCGACCAGCACCGGCCGTACAACACCCTCCTGGCGGTCGGCGCGGACGGCGTACTGCTGGGCGCCTATCGCAAGATCCACCTGTACGACGCGTTCGGCTACAAGGAGTCGGACCAGCTGACCGCCGGCGACGTGGCGCCCGTGGTGATCCAGATCGGCGACCAGACGATCGGCCTGATGACCTGCTACGACCTGCGGTTCCCGGAGCTGTCCCGGGCGCTGGTCGATGCTGGGGCAGAGGTGCTGGTTGTTCCGGCGGCCTGGGTTCGCGGACCGCTCAAGGAGCACCACTGGACCACACTGCTGACAGCACGCGCGGTCGAGAACACCTGCTACGTCGCAGCGGCCGCTCAGAACGGAAAGAAGTACTGCGGCCTCAGCCAGGTCATTGACCCGCAGGGGGTTGCCTTGGCCTCGGCGGGTGAGTCAGACGGACATGTGGTCGCCACGATCTCAGCTGAGCGCCTGGCCGACGTACGCAAGCGGAACCCGTCCCTGCAGAATCGCAGGTACTCCGTGACGCCCCGCTGA
- the mobA gene encoding NTP transferase domain-containing protein, which yields MEFDAVVLAGGGSTRFGGVDKAMLVLDGVSLLDRVLTATAGAASTVVVGPVRTTYREVNWTVEDPPSGGPVAGLAAGLQHGVAPVVVVLSCDLPWITEADVATLVEGLDERDGYGLRDTDGREQQLAAAYRRTALAAAIEQVGDPRDKSVRRTLAGLDLDWTEPTRAGDDVDTWSDLDD from the coding sequence GTGGAGTTCGACGCGGTGGTGTTAGCAGGGGGTGGGTCCACCCGGTTCGGCGGCGTGGACAAGGCGATGCTGGTACTGGACGGGGTGTCGTTGCTGGACCGGGTACTGACCGCGACAGCAGGAGCTGCATCGACCGTGGTGGTCGGGCCGGTGCGTACGACGTACCGCGAGGTCAACTGGACCGTGGAGGACCCGCCGTCAGGTGGACCGGTGGCCGGCCTGGCTGCCGGACTTCAGCACGGGGTGGCGCCGGTCGTCGTGGTGCTGAGCTGCGACCTGCCGTGGATTACCGAAGCCGACGTGGCGACGCTCGTCGAGGGGCTCGACGAACGCGACGGATACGGGCTGCGCGACACCGACGGCCGGGAGCAGCAGCTCGCGGCCGCGTACCGGCGTACCGCCTTGGCCGCGGCGATCGAGCAGGTCGGCGACCCACGGGACAAGTCGGTACGCCGTACCCTCGCCGGACTCGACCTGGACTGGACCGAGCCGACCCGCGCCGGCGACGACGTCGACACCTGGTCGGATCTGGACGACTAA
- a CDS encoding aminoglycoside phosphotransferase family protein, translating into MDVAQLVRNALGVEVGETTVRTGGQLSAVHEVQTSADPVIVKAYAPEWRWKQAKEVHVYGMLEPEVGGSVPRVLHVGDGFTILTKLDGVPLSELEPPDWRTTYAQLGELLRRIHRTAQPEYGYLTDQILDPLPDNDQYMRRQFTKKLHEFEQLGGDPKLHAKIAGYVDQHAGLFADNTAPVLCHNDFHEGNILVDPATWRVNGFIDVENAIAADPLLDVAKTIAYSVRDNDEKLAGLTAGYGPLPAGRIALYRLYHALELWDWFSSIGEATHLDSIARDMAGLVDG; encoded by the coding sequence GTGGATGTCGCGCAGCTGGTCAGGAATGCCCTGGGAGTCGAGGTCGGCGAGACAACCGTGCGGACCGGCGGACAGCTGAGCGCTGTCCACGAGGTACAGACGTCCGCGGATCCCGTGATCGTGAAGGCTTACGCGCCGGAGTGGCGTTGGAAACAGGCCAAGGAAGTCCACGTCTACGGGATGCTGGAACCAGAGGTCGGTGGCTCCGTCCCGCGGGTGCTGCACGTCGGCGACGGCTTCACGATTCTCACCAAGCTCGACGGCGTCCCGCTGTCCGAGCTCGAGCCGCCCGACTGGCGCACGACGTACGCCCAGCTCGGTGAGCTGCTGCGGCGGATCCACCGGACCGCGCAACCGGAGTACGGGTACCTGACCGACCAGATCCTCGACCCGCTGCCGGACAACGACCAGTACATGCGCCGGCAGTTCACGAAGAAGCTGCACGAGTTCGAGCAGCTTGGCGGGGACCCGAAACTGCACGCGAAGATCGCCGGGTACGTCGACCAGCACGCGGGCCTGTTCGCGGACAACACGGCACCGGTGCTGTGCCACAACGACTTCCACGAAGGCAACATCCTCGTGGATCCGGCGACCTGGCGCGTCAACGGCTTCATCGACGTCGAGAACGCGATCGCGGCCGATCCACTCCTGGACGTCGCGAAGACGATCGCCTACTCGGTCCGGGACAACGACGAGAAACTGGCCGGACTCACGGCCGGCTACGGCCCCCTGCCCGCCGGCCGGATCGCGCTGTACCGGCTCTATCACGCACTCGAACTATGGGACTGGTTCAGTTCGATAGGCGAGGCCACTCACCTCGACAGCATCGCGCGAGACATGGCCGGACTGGTCGACGGCTGA
- a CDS encoding NAD(P)H-quinone oxidoreductase: MRAVVCDGAGGIDVLGIGEIPDPQPAVDEVVIDVVAAGVNRADLLQRQGFYPPPPGAPGTIGLEVSGRISAVGSEVGGWSVGDECCALLAGGGYAEKVAVPAPQVMPVPDGLDLVSAAALPEVVATVWSNVFMSAHLKAGETLLVHGGSSGIGTMAIQLAVAHGARVLTTVGSKEKMAFCTRLGADVAINYKEAEWASVVNEATKGAGADVILDIMGAKYLPDNVKSLAYDGRLVVIGMQGGAKGELDLGRLLSRRGSVIATGLRFRSVADKGRIIDEVVGHVWPLVAEKKVRPVVHSTFPLAEVAKAHQTLEQSTQLGKVLLTL; this comes from the coding sequence ATGCGAGCTGTCGTGTGTGATGGTGCCGGCGGAATCGACGTTCTCGGGATCGGCGAGATCCCGGACCCGCAACCGGCGGTCGACGAGGTCGTGATCGACGTCGTCGCCGCGGGGGTCAACCGTGCCGACCTGCTCCAGCGGCAGGGCTTCTACCCACCGCCGCCCGGCGCGCCCGGCACCATCGGGCTCGAGGTGTCCGGCCGGATCTCCGCGGTCGGCTCCGAGGTCGGGGGCTGGTCCGTCGGCGACGAGTGCTGCGCGCTGCTCGCCGGCGGCGGGTACGCCGAGAAGGTCGCCGTACCCGCACCGCAGGTGATGCCGGTCCCGGACGGCCTCGACCTGGTCAGCGCGGCCGCACTGCCCGAGGTCGTGGCGACCGTCTGGTCCAACGTCTTCATGTCCGCACACCTCAAGGCCGGCGAGACGCTGCTCGTGCACGGCGGCTCGTCCGGGATCGGCACGATGGCGATCCAGCTCGCCGTCGCGCACGGCGCGCGGGTGCTGACCACGGTCGGCAGCAAGGAGAAGATGGCGTTCTGCACCCGGCTCGGCGCGGACGTCGCGATCAACTACAAGGAAGCCGAGTGGGCGTCCGTGGTCAACGAGGCCACCAAGGGCGCCGGCGCCGACGTGATCCTCGACATCATGGGCGCGAAGTACCTGCCCGACAACGTGAAGTCGCTCGCGTACGACGGGCGGCTCGTGGTGATCGGGATGCAGGGCGGCGCGAAGGGCGAACTGGACCTCGGCCGCCTGCTCAGCAGGCGCGGTTCGGTGATCGCCACCGGCCTGCGGTTCCGGTCGGTGGCGGACAAGGGCCGGATCATCGACGAGGTGGTCGGCCACGTCTGGCCGCTGGTCGCCGAGAAGAAGGTCCGCCCCGTCGTGCACTCCACCTTCCCGCTGGCCGAGGTCGCCAAGGCGCACCAGACCCTCGAGCAGTCCACCCAGCTCGGCAAGGTCCTCCTCACCCTCTGA
- a CDS encoding VOC family protein, whose translation MQPAAFGATVVTDKPSEVAAFYTQYLDLQVGIDLGWFITVRRGTADWELAICERGHPTVPAAVSAHTESTNVFGFVVDDADKIAAALREGRVELEGEPVTEPFGQRHFFVRDPAGTWIDVIQLVEPDPEWAAANLPTTS comes from the coding sequence ATGCAACCCGCGGCATTCGGCGCGACCGTCGTCACCGACAAGCCTTCGGAGGTCGCCGCCTTCTACACGCAGTACCTCGACCTGCAGGTCGGGATCGATCTCGGCTGGTTCATCACGGTCCGGCGCGGTACGGCGGACTGGGAGCTCGCGATCTGCGAGCGCGGCCATCCGACCGTCCCGGCGGCGGTGTCGGCGCACACCGAGAGCACGAACGTCTTCGGATTCGTCGTGGACGACGCGGACAAGATCGCGGCGGCGTTGCGCGAGGGACGGGTGGAGCTGGAGGGCGAGCCGGTGACCGAGCCGTTCGGCCAGCGGCACTTCTTCGTCCGGGACCCTGCCGGGACCTGGATCGACGTCATCCAACTGGTCGAGCCCGACCCGGAATGGGCCGCGGCCAACCTCCCGACGACGTCATGA